AAAAGCTCTCTGGCTATGTCTTTATTTGTCTTACCCCGGGAAATTAGTGTAGAAATTTCATATTCCCGCCCGGTAAGGCCAAAAATATCCGACACTTTATCTTTGCTGTCAACCTGAGTTGTTTGGATAATGGTAGCCTTCTCAAAAACGTTATTCAAGTGATAATGTAACATTTTTAGCAGTTCCATTTCTTTTTTACTAAAGTCGGGGCTTTTAGGGCTGCGATGAAGGGATATCATACCTACCAGTCGGTTGAGATGGAAAATTTGCACGCAAGAAATATGATAAATGCGCTGGGGAAGTAAGAAATCAACGCGGTGCTCGTTTTTAGTCCATTCCCTGTAATTAAAATAATCCGAGCTTTTATCTACCGGTGGGATTATCCCCCTGGCAAAGGCTTTTTGCTTGT
The genomic region above belongs to Desulfallas thermosapovorans DSM 6562 and contains:
- a CDS encoding LuxR C-terminal-related transcriptional regulator, with the protein product MLTTHQFKIYDNMIRRIYSCTDVRKISATVLDHLSFLVPHDSAAVFMVTPGTNSFAAPFFVGLDHMYFKQYQEYYEEKDEYKQKAFARGIIPPVDKSSDYFNYREWTKNEHRVDFLLPQRIYHISCVQIFHLNRLVGMISLHRSPKSPDFSKKEMELLKMLHYHLNNVFEKATIIQTTQVDSKDKVSDIFGLTGREYEISTLISRGKTNKDIARELFISENTVKTYIKRIFVKTEVSSRVELAFLFRL